The Trichosurus vulpecula isolate mTriVul1 chromosome 3, mTriVul1.pri, whole genome shotgun sequence genome includes a window with the following:
- the LOC118842471 gene encoding 60S acidic ribosomal protein P1-like gives MASISELFFVYLALILHEDEVTGRIKSMPSLKQQVYMSNLSVLVCLQGCVANTDVGSLICNVGVGGAAPAAGSAPTRGAVPAASSAEEKTEETKESDDDMGFGLFD, from the coding sequence ATGGCCTCCATCTCTGAGCTCTTCTTCGTCTACTTGGCCCTCATCCTGCATGAAGATGAGGTCACAGGGAGGATAAAATCAATGCCCTCATTAAAACAACAGGTGTACATGTCGAACCTTTCTGTACTGGTCTGTTTGCAAGGCTGTGTGGCCAACACTGATGTTGGAAGTCTTATCTGCAATGTAGGAGTTGGTGGGGCTGCCCCAGCAGCTGGTTCTGCTCCTACTAGGGGTGCTGTCCCTGCTGCTAGCTCTGctgaagagaagacagaggaaaCAAAGGAATCAGATGATGACATGGGCTTTGGTCTTTTTGACTAA